In Nitrospira sp., the genomic stretch CTCGCTCAGGTCACTCCCGGTCATTGCTTTGTTGTGGTCGAGCTTGCCGTCTTTGCCCTTGGGTGCAGCCCAGCTCTCCCAGCGAAAATCTTTGTCGAGAATAAAGCTGTATCGTTTGCCCTCCAGCTTCGCTTCGTCAGCCTTATCCTGCTCCAGTCCATCGAGATACTTGAGAAACAACAGCCACGAGGTCTGCTCGGTATAGTCCAGCTCGGTAGTACAGCCAGCCTCCTTCCGAAGCACATCATCAATATTTCTAAACGCTTGTTCAAACATGCAGAAATTCTCCGCGCAGCGGTGAGGGAATGGCGGTTGAAGAATACCCTGTTATTGCCAGGAAATCACCCCGCCTTTGGGGGAAGGGGAAAGTGCTGAGTACTGAGCGGGAGTGTTGGGATCGGACGAGGAGAAACCCCGTCAGGTTACTAGGGCCTCTTAAAGACGTGCTGAGTATGGCCGGGTGGTGAACAGTGAGGAGGTTGAGAACCGAACGGCTGGCGGTCTACGGTACTCTAGGCGGCTGCGTAGGTTCGCACGTCTACTTGCACTCCTGCGCGGACAGCCTCTTCTGCTGTCTTCAAGAGACTCGCGGTGACCTGTTCTTCAATATACTCTTCGCCGCAATTCGCGCACACCCGTGCCGGAACGCCTTTAATAACCACGGTTGCGTTGTCGCGCTCAAGAGTCACCGTCGCTGTTCCTGGGTGAGTTTCTCCGGTTTTGCAGATTACGCATGTCATCGAGAGATCCTCCGCTTAAATTCTCCGTCCCACTCTCCGGCATCCGGCTGATAGACGGTCACGATAATCGTTTCCTTAACCGATGCATGGTCAGCTGCCACGACGTGTATCGGCCGAGACCCGATCCACCCCAGAATCAACCGACTGGGGAAGGGCTTATCCGTTGGATAAGTCGCGATGGTTTCTCCGGTTTCGATGACGCGCCGAACCTCTTCCTTGCTAATCTTTCGTTGAAACATCCGCTGAATGGCGTGGACCCGAAAGACCAGATGACATTGGCTCATGCTCTCGCAACCCCTGCCCGACATTCCCACATATTTCTATTTGAAGTCTAACGTACCGCCATGATGAATGTCATCTGACGGGCCATCTGTTTCCCAGATATTGACTAGGCTTTTTGTTAGTCAGTTGGGTCTATGCGGACGACAAAGGCAGAATGAAATGACAGGACTGGCAAGAAGCTGAGCTCTATAGGGGGACGGCTTCGGCATGAATGCGCTGTTCCAGGTGCGGGCTGAGCCCCCCATCCGTCAGGACGTCGACTTTATGGTTCAATAATTCTTCCAGATCCTGCCACAGTTCGATGAGATCGAGCAGGCTTCGGCCTTCTTCCATATCCACGAGGAAGTCGATATCGCTGTCAGGCCGCGCATCTCCCCGTGCCACGGAGCCGAATACCCGGACTTTCTGCGCACCATGCCGCGCGGCGATCTGGAGGATTTGGCTTCGTTTGGACTGGAGTAATTGACGGATGCTCATCACAGGTCTCCTGCGCGTAGTGTAGCCAAAATCTACAGGGAACTCCGGCAATGCTCCCCTCTCGGGTGGGAGCCCGGAAGCGCTGCGTTGGGAGGGGTAAGGGCTGAGCACATAAACTGCGGGACTAGGGGGAATCGGCCTCAGAGTATTCACCGATTGATTCGAGACTGGGAGAGGAGTACCGTTTTCACATTCCCCACCAGAAAGGAGGCTCCCATGACACGCTTCCGACTCCCCTTCTTCACTGTTCTCCTGTTCCTCTCCTGGACAACGCTAGCTTCGGCTGAAATTCTGGCCCTCTTGAACTATGAGAGTAAGCCCGGTCAGCCGGTGCGCCGCGAAGGCATCGCCATCATGGACATTGATCCCGACTCTGCGGACTTCGGGAAGATCCTGATGGAGATTCCCCTTCCGCCCGACCTCGTCGCGCACCACATTTTCTTCAATCGCGACCGGAGCAAGGCTTATATCACGTCCTTGGGGAAAAGCCTGTTGCATGTCATAGACCTCACCCATTTCCCCTATCGCCTGCGTGCGATTGATGTGCCGGACTGCCAGGTCGGCGAGGATCTCGTCGTCTCTGAAGATAACCGGACCTGGTACCTCACCTGTATGGGTTCGAGCAAGGTGATTATGGGCGACGCGCGCCTCGATAAACCGATCAAGACGATCAGCGCGGCGGCACCGGCAGCGGCCTACATTCTGTATCCGCACGGGATTGCGATTCATAATGGTATCGATCGCGTCCTCGTTACCAGCTCCGTCAAGCCGGATATGTCGGAGGTGGGTGAGTCGGTTACGGTACTGGAAGCCAGTACCGGGAACGTGCTCTCGACGCACAAAATCTCGACGAAACCTTCTCCCGCGAAATCCGCTCCCGTCGAAATCATGTTCAGCCCGAAGGCTGATCCTCCCGTGGTGCACATCACCAATATGATGGAAGGGACGCTGTGGGTCGGAGTCTGGGATCCGAAGGCCCGGTCGTTTTCCTTCAATCAGGTCGATGACTTCGGTCCACGGGAACAAGGGATGCCGTTGGAAATGCTTTACAACAAAAAAGGGGACCGCTTGTTCGTCACCACGGCCAAGCCGGGGTATGTGAATCTGTATGACAATACCGATCCGCGGGAGCCGAAGTTCCTCAAAACGATTGCCGCCGCTGCCGGCGCTCATCATAGTGTGCTGTCGCCCGATGAACGGTACCTCTTCGTCCAGAATAGTCTGCTGAATTTGGATGGTCTGAGCGATGGGTCCATCACGGTGATCGACCTGAAGAACGACACAGTCCTAGGGAGCATCGATACGTTGAAAGCGCAAGGGTTCAACCCCAACTGCATCATGCTGCTGCCGAATCATTTTCAGGAGAACAGCATGCGGGCGAGCCGGTGAGGAGAAGGGTGAGTGCTGGGCGCTGAGTCCCGAGTGCTCCACGGAAGTCCTGAGCCCTTGGTCCCGTATGCTCCCAAGAAGTGCTGAGTGCTGAGTATGGCCGGGATGGTGAACCGTGAGGGGATGGGGAAGGGAAGGGCTGGCGAAGGGATATTACCCTGGCATGGGAAAGGCGGCGGACTCGATGGTGGCGAGGATTTTGGCTCGGGTTTCATGATCGAACTCATGTCCGTAGAAGCGCAGAAAAAGCCCTTTCCGAATGGCCTCGACCGTGGCTTGTGGATCGCGTTCTCTGAGGGACGCCTCCACGAGGGCGCGGGCGGTGTCCCGCATGGCACAGCCCATAACGAGCCGCTCTTCACCCGTCCGCTGCATGAGCATGGCACGATAGCGCTGATCCATGTCCGTCGATGTATCGTTCATGCTGACACCTCGCGGTAGAGTGATGCCAGGCCCAATCGGTCTGCCCATCGAGACAGATACGCCGTATCGAGGCCTTGGACCGAATTGAGCAAGTTCCGGACATCCGTGAATTGCATCTCAGATCGGCTCTCCTTGGCCCAATCCAGCTTGGACAGAATGAGATCTTCAGGCGACACGATGAAGACCTGCTGGCCTGCGATAGAGACTGCACGGCGCCGGGTAAACTCTTCTCGACGGTATTCTGTCTCCTTCCGCACGACACAGTCTACCTTGACCACCAGGGCGTTGTGAATCATGTTGAACATGGCATGCTCTCGTACGGCTCGCTGGACCATGTCCCGGTCGATATAGTAGTCCTGTTGGAACAAGCGCGTGATGCGATCCACATCCCGCTCGAACAATTCCACGACCAGGTCGATAGCGCGCGTCATCCGGGGAACGGAATAAAAATTCGCCGCCATTGAGCCGGTTACCATATACGGGATGCCGGCCCCTTCTAAGTCGGCGGTTACAGCCTTGAGTACATCTACCTCATCGCTCACGGCCTCAGTACACTCCTCGTTGAACCGTCATGACCGCCGGAGCTTACCGCTTTCTCAACGAAAATTCACCAGTCTCGCAGGGGGCATGACAGCTGAATCGTAATGAGGAACATACGAGGGCCTGAGGGGATGCGAGTTGACGGTCAAGACACGCGGCCTGTCTACACCTTGGGAATGCGGATGGTGCTGATCATCAAGCTGCCGGAGAGGACGAAGAGCAAGGACAAGGGGTGCAGGTCGCAGGGCCCGACGGTCCAGACGCCCCAATAGAGCTGCTCGCCCAGCCGGTCCTGCCAGGCGGCCAGGGCCAGGACGGCGGTCAACACGACGGTGGTGGGAATGGGCGTGCCTTCGAAGTAGGCCACTGTGTCCTTCCCAGCGGAGAGGGCTTCGGCGGTGACGTTGTACCGGGCCAGCCGGCTGACGCCGCAACAGACGAAATAGGTAAGTGCGATCCAGTCCCACCCTCCCTGCAAGCCGGCGGCATACCCGAGCGCGGCGGGCGCGACTCCGAACGAGATGACGTCGGCCAGCGAATCCAGCTCCCGCCCGAGCGGCGATTGCATGTGCCGCCAGCGGGCGACCCGGCCGTCGAGCCAGTCGAAGAGGAGGGCCGCCGGCGCCAGGGCGGTGGCGGCAAGGAAATGGGACGCCGACTGATTCCCCATGTAGCGCATGCTCAGCAACACGGCCGCGAGCCCGCAGGCGCCGTTCCCGAGCGTGAGGAAGTCAGCCAGGTGAAACTGGCGGATCATCGAGAAGTATTTGCGAGGAGTCCTTGCCACTGCGGGGCAATCTACGACGGAGTCCGGCAAATGTCCAGGATGCAACTTCAGGCTTTGAAGCCGATGCGGAACCGGCCATCGTCCTTCTGTTCCAATTTTTGAGGTCGCACATTGCGGCCTCAAGTGGCGACACACCTGCTGATCCAGCACCGAAACCTGCTTCACCGCAGGCAGGTTCTAGGCGGCTTTCGCAGCCGCTTTTTCTAAGAGCTCATGAATCAGGGATTGATAGGGCTTCCCTTGCTTGGCGGCCATCTTGCGAAGTTGATTCAACAGCGTCGGAGAGAGACGAATCGCGATCAACTGCTTGGCCATGCCGCTGGCAGGCCTGCCGACACGACGCATGCGCTTTAATTCCGCGTCCGTGGCTTCCGGAATGTCTGAGAAATCAATCTGCGCGTCCGGTATAGGCCTGACGCTCTTTCCGGCTCGCCTGCCTTGCGCTGATGATCCGGATGGCTTCTTTTTCATGATTTCTTCTCCGTATCGTATACATCACGAAGAGAATTCGCCCTGACAATGATTGTCCTATACGCCGGCGACGATGCCCATAGGCGGAGTGTTCTGGATCTTCTCCGTCCAAGGCATTGGCATCGACAAAGATCGTCGAGGCCTCTTCGAATCGGACTCCGTGTTTTTCGAAGTTGGCACTCGCCTTCTTCCTGTCCCAGGTAAACACATTCTCGTATATACACGAATAGAGTCCCTGCCGGCAAGACTACCGGGGCTGCCGAGTGCGTCTCAGAACCGCTGCGGTTCTGCGGGAGGAGCTGTTTCGGATTGAGGCTGGATCGCGACCGGCACTGTGATGGGCGCTGTGGCCTGAGCCCCCTGCCCCGCGTCGAGGAGGATGGCGACGAGCATGTCGCTCATGACGTTTACCCCGGAACGGGCGCGGGCGATGATCCAGTCCACGGTCATGATGAGCGGAATGGCGGCGATGATCACGTGATCGGGCAGGCCGGCGGCGGCCAGCACGAGCGGCAACACGATCAACCCCGCTTCCGGAATTCCGGCGACGCCCGACCCGGCGATGATCGACGCGAGCACGATCAAAATCTGTTTGGCCATCGGCAGGTCATACCCCAGCGCCTGAGCGAGAAACAGCGCGGCCATGGCTTCATACAAGGTGATGCCGTCGTTATTGAGATTCGTCCCGACGCAGGCGGCGAGGCGTGAGGATTGCGGCGAGACCTTCATGCGCTCCAGGCAGCGCAGCGTAATCGGCACGGTGGCGAGGCTGCTGTTGCAGGACACGGCGGTCATAATGGCGTCGGCCCCCTGCCCCAGATAGATCTTGGGATTCTTTTTGCCGACCAGCCAGGCCACCAGCGGATAGTAGAGGAGTGAATGGATGGCGAGGCCTGCCAGCATGGCGACGAGGAAGATCCACAGCACGGAGAAGACGCCGACGCCCGATTTCCCCACGACCTGGGCGACGACGCCGAAGACGGCGAGCGGCACAGCCAGGATGATCCAGCCGAGGATCTGCACGAGCCAACCATAGATGCGCTCGATCCCCTGCACGAGTGCCAAGACCACCCCGCCCGCTTGGCCTGACCGGCCGTGCAGGTAGCGCAGGGTCGCGCCCAGGATGAGCGCGAGGAGGACGACGCCGATGATGTTGTTGCTGGAAAAGGGATCCGCGATGGTGCGCGGAATATAGGACGCCAGATACTCGATCGGGCTCTGCGAGCCGGCCTGCACGTTGGCCAGCGCGGACGACGAGAGCGTGGTGCCGGGCACGAGGTGGAGGAGTTCATCGACATGGCCCAGCCAGGCCAGGCCCGGCTGCCAGAAATTCATGATGGCCAGGCCGATGGCCATGGCGACGGAGACATTCACCAGACAAATGACCAGCAACTTGCCGCCCTGGCGGAGCGGAATGCTGGTACGGATCAACGCATCGAGGATCGCAAAGAAGATGAGCGGGATCGCAAGTGTCTTCAGGAGCGTGACGACGAAAAGGCCGAGCTTGCCCAGATGCTCATTCCGCAAACCCCCGAGATAGGGATCCTGACCGAAGATGGCGCCAAGGAGCGCACCACAGGCGACGGCGACGAGGACTTGCGTATAGAGCGGCGGCATCCCGCGCGGAGACGTGTGCATCAGGGCCTCTCGTGAGTCGCGGCAGCATACCTGTTTCGCCATCCAAACGCACCCCGACGCGGGACACTCACTCCCGCCAGAATCTTTGGATCGCACACCGGCATGAGGCAGACGGCCTTAGTCGTATAGATCCGACCGGCCATGCCGTGCGGCGACGACTGGGGCCGCTTGCGTCGTTGACAGAGAGGACGCCGTTAGTTGACAAACAAGGGATCGCGGACAATAGTACAAGACACGTCTCGACTGTCTCTGTCCCGCCGCCATGGCGGTTTCCCGTCCGCGAACCCGGCGTCTCACCCGCCCAGTTTCGTATCGATATCGATCTGCCCTCGCTCGGCGAGGCCGAACGGCGCGTCCTCGAATCCGCATTCCAGGAACTCGCGGCCTACCTGGACAGTCTTGGCGCACCCGACGGCGTGGCGCGCGCGGCGGCCCGCGCCGAACTGGTCACGGCTAATCCCCGCTCCATTCTCTCGTTGTTTATCACCGATAATCCCTTTGCGCTCCCCTATCGCCTGCCCCTCGTCGCCGAGGCGCCGCCACGTAGCGCGGTGCCACCGGCCGGAGCACCGCCCGCGACGCTACCGTCGGACCCGACGCCGAAGGCCGCTCCGATCCGCGCCACGGGGGCGACGACCTGGTCCTGGAGCCTGGTCGCGGAAGGCTTCCGACTCGCCGCGCAACTGTTGCGCGACCTGGCGATCCGCTTCCGCCCGGGGCCGGTCGCGCGCCTGTTCGTGACGCCGATTTCGTTCGCCTTCATCGGACACCCCCGCATGCTGGACGATGTGCCGCGGAAGTTTCCCTTCGCCCGCCTCCTGCCCACCCGATTGGTGGGACGGTGGTTCCGCTATCAATGGCCGTTTGTCGCCTCGTATATTACCGGTCTGACGATGGCGGACGGGACGCCGACGACGGGCGCGATGCTCATTTCTCCGTTGACGACGGAACAGATGATTCGCAATCCCCGCCTGGCCCGGCAGCGGGTGCTGCAAACCGTCCGCCTCGCCGAAAAGATGGGCGCCACGATCGCCGGGCTGGGCGCCTTCACGTCGATCGTGACCCGCGACGGCCGCGATCTCGAAGGCAAGGTGCAGCTCGGCTTGACGACCGGCAACCCCCATTCGGCGGCGATCGCCGTGCAGAATGTGCTGGAGGCCGCAGCGCTGACGAATCTCAGCCTGCCGCACGCGACAGCCGCGATTGTGGGCGGCGCCGGCTCAGTCGGCTCCTCCTGTGCCAAGATGCTGGCCCGGCTGGTCGCCCGGCTCATTATCATCGACATTAAGAAGGATGCCGTCCAGACGCTGCTTACGGACCTCGCCGGCCAGCCGGCTGCCGTAGAGGGCACGTCGAATCTCGATTGCGTCCGCGAGGCCGATATTGTCATCGCCGCCACAAACAATCCGTACATTCTTCTGACGGCGGCCCACTTGAAGCCCGGCGCGATCGTAATCGATGCGGCCCAGCCCAAGAATGTCTCCGAAGAGATTCCTCGCCAGCGGCCCGACGTGCTCGTGATCGAATCGGCTGTGGTGCGCACCCCCGACGTGGACGTGCACTTCGATCTCGATCTCGCTCAGGGCGAAGCGCTCGGCTGTCTCTCGGAAACGATGATTTTGACCGCCATCGGATGGCACGGACACTACTCTCTCGGCAAAGCCGACCCGGCATTGGCCGCGCATATGATCGCCTCGGGCCGGGCTCTGGGGTTCCGCCTGGCGAAATTTCGCAACTCAAGCGGCTATGTGACCGACGAGCAGCTCTCCACCATCGCCCGAGCCAGAATGGCGTAACAGACCATGACCACCTCCGGCTACGCGATCAACGTGCATGCGATTCCCATGTTGCTCATGGGAGGCGTCACGCTCGGACTGGGACTGCTGGTCTACCGGTCGAACTACCGGTCCGCCGCCCATCGCCACTTCCTCGTCCTGTGCGCAAGCATTGCCCTGTGGCTCACCGCCACCAGCATTGGGCTCTGTGCCCCCACGCCGGAGCAGGCTTTGGCCTGGTTCCGGCTCGATAACGTCGGCGTCATGTTCATTTCCGTCGCGTTTTACGCCTTCTCCGCGGAATTCCTCCGGCTATCCCGCGCCAAGTCCATCTGGCTGGGCTATGGACTGGCCGCCCTGCTGGCCCTGGCCGTCGTCTTCCGCGACGATTTCGTGACGGGCGTCCGTCTCTACCGATGGGGGTATTTCCCGCAGTGGGGCCCGGCGAGCACCCTGTTCTTTCTTGTGTTCTTCGCTTACATGACCGCGGCCTTTACCGACTACGTGTGCGCCTACCGGAGGGCCACGACTCCGATCAGACGCCAGCAGATCAAATTCGTCCTGATTGCCTTCGTGATCGCCTACCTGGGCTCGGTGGATTTCTTTCCCGCGTTTGGGTACGACCTGTATCCCTTCGGCTACGTGCCCATTTTCCTGCTGACCGTGGTGGTGACGATCGCCATTCTCCGATACCACCTGCTGGATGCCGCCCTGTTCGTGTCGATGAGCGCGACCTATCTCCCGCTGGTCCCCTTCACGCTGGCGCTCGCGCTGCTCGCGCAGGGACTGAGCGACCTCTCCCCCCTTGCACTGGCAAGCGTGCTCGCGGGCGCCACCGTGGCGTTCACCGCTCTGTACGTCACCTTCCAGCCGTGGCTGCAATCGGCGCTCAACAAAGCGCTGTTTCCCTGCCGGTACGACGCCTACAACACGTTGACGCGCTTCAGCCACGCCATGGTCATGAATCTCGATCTCGTCAATTTACAGCAGGAGATCGTGCGGACGCTGCAGACCGTCCTGCGCATCGAGAAACTGTCCCTGTTTCTCTTCGACAAAGAGGCGGGCCGCTACGCGCTGAAAGCCTCGCACGGAGTAGACGAGGCCCTGGCCCATTCCATCCGGCTCACGAGCTCTGAATCGTTTGCGCGCTTTCTCCTGGAGCGCAACCAGCCAATCGTCAAAGAAGAACTACAGGACGACCCTTCTGGTCCGGGCGACCAGGTGATGCCCGGTCTGCTCGACACCCTGACGACGATGGACTCGGAGGTCTGTCTTCCGCTGGTCAATAAATCCCGCCTGATCGGATTTGTGAACCTGGGGCACAAGCCTTCGCTGGACTTCTATTCCCAGGATGAACTCAATCTGCTCCGCTCGCTGGCCGACAGTGCGGCCATTGCGCTCGACAATGCGATGCTCTACGAGGACTGGAAACAGACCCAGCTCCTGATCCGGCGAGCGGACCGCCTGCGCTCGCTCGAAACGATCGCGGGGGGATTCGCCCACGAGATACGGAACCCCTTAACTTCGATCAAGACCTTCATCCAGTTGGCGCCCTCTCGGCGCGATGACGCCGACTTTATGAACTCGTTCAGCGCCGTGGTGGCCGACGATCTGGCGCGTATCGAACGCCTGATCGAAGAGATTCTCGACTATGCCCGCTATATGAAACCCAAGTTCTCATCGGAATCGCTGAACGAGATCGTCGCGTCCTGCGTCCACTTCATCGAGGTGAAGGCTTCGACGCTGGGGGTGACAATCGAGAAGCACCTGGCCGAGCCGTTGGCGCCGATCATGGTGGATCGACAACAGATCAAGCAGGTGTTGATGAATCTGATCCTGAACGCCATGGACGCGATGAAGGTCCAGGGAGGACGGTTGAGCGTCGTCACGCAGCACCTGACTCGACTCGACGGAACGCGATGGATTCAGATCCAGGTCTCGGATACCGGCTGCGGAATTGCCCCCGAGGATCTCCCCCACATCTTCGATCCCTTTTTCACCACGAAACATGAAAGCACTGAGCATGCCGGAACCGGACTCGGGCTTTCCATCGTCCACCAGATCATTCAGGAACATGCCGGGAAAGTGGAGGCCCGCAGCACAGTCGGCCAAGGCACCGTCTTCACGCTCGTCCTCCCGGACAAGCCCCACGCTGAAACAGCCGAGCGGCCTGCGTCTCCTTCTCCAGGAAAACTGGTATTCCTCCCGCGTCTCCCACCGCACCTTACCAGACAGACCGGAACCGACGGGCCCTAACGTTCGCAGCGAGCCCCGATTCGAGATGGCTCTCTCCCCATCAAGATCCCGCCCTTCTTCTAGGCAGGCAATAAAAAAGCCTGCCGGTATGATCCAGCAGGCTTCACTTTCCATTCTGGCCGATGGCCACACGTCTCAACCAGGTAAGAGACCCCGCTCTTCAGGACGATGATACCGATCTCAAAATAAGAAAGCCTGCTGGCTTTCACCAGCAGGCTTCTTTTTGTAACCCGGCATCGTCCTACTTTCCCACTGCCTCGCGGCAGCAGTATCATCGGCCTTGGAGGGCTTAACTTCCGTGTTCGGTATGGGAACGGGTGTGGCCCCTCCGGCAAGGACACCGGGAACATTGAATACGTCTTGATTGGTGCGTGCTGTGTGTAGATCGGTTCGAAGTCCGCGCATAACGCATCACTCAGAACGTTTCATCAGCACTCCGTGACGCGTTCTGCGCGCCGCGGTAAGACCATGTCTATCAGGAGCAAAGGATGTTAAACCGCACGACCGATTAGTACTGGTTAGCTACAGCGCTTACACGCCTTCCACACCCAGCCTATCAAACTCGTGGTCTACAAGTGGTCTTTAGGTAGCATATTGCTACGGGAGAGCTTATCTTGAGGCACGCTTCTCGCTTAGATGCTTTCAGCGATTATCGCTTCCGAACATAGCTACCCGGCGCTGCCGCTGGCGCGACAACCGGCACACTAGAGGTCCGTCCTTCACAGTCCTCTCGTACTAGTGAAAGCCCCTCTCAACTCTCCTCCGCCCACAACAGATAGGGACCGAACTGTCTCACGACGTTCTGAACCCAACTCTCGTACCGCTTTAATAGGCGAACAGCCTAACCCTTGGGACCAGCTTCAGCCCCAGGATGCGATGAGTCGACATCGAGGTGCCAAACCTCCCCGTCGATGTGAACTCTTGGGGGAGATCAGCCTGTTATCCCCGGCGTACCTTTTATCCGTTGAGCGATGGCCCTTCCACGCAGAACCACCGGATCACTAAGTCCGACTTTCGTCTCTGCTCGAGCTGTCACTCTCGCAGTCAAGCTCCCTTATGCCTTTGCACTCGACGGCTGATTACCGACCAGCCTGAGGGAACCTTTGAACGCCTCCGTTACTTTTTGGGAGGCGACCGCCCCAGTCAAACTACCCGCCAGACACTGTCTTCGCTCTGGATTACAGAGCCGAGTTAGAATATCAGAACGTTCAGGGTGGTATTTCAACGTTGCCTCCACCCGACCTAGCGGCCAGGCTTCACAGGCTCCCACCTATCCTACACAGCGCATTCCAACATCCAATGTCAAGTTGTAGTAAAGGTGCACAGGGTCTTTCCGTCTAGTTGCGGGCACCCGGCTTCTTCACCGGAACAACAAATTCGCTGAGTCACTTCCCGAGACAGCGCTCCAGTCGTTACGCCATTCATGCAGGTCGGAACTTACCCGACAAGGAATTTCGCTACCTTAGGACCGTTATAGTTACGGCCGCCGTTTACTGGGGCTTCCCTTCAGAGCGTTGCCTTGCGGCTAACTCCTCCGGTTAACCTTCCAGCACCGGGCAGGCGTCAGACCCTATACGTCCACTTGCGTGTTCGCAGAGTCCTGTGTTTTTGGTAAACAGTCGCTAGAGCCACTTTATTGCAACCACGTTCGGCTTAATTTGTACAATCTCACCTACGCGTGGCACCCCTTCTCCCGAAGTTACGGGGCTAAATTGCAAAGTTCCTTAGGAAGTGTTCTCTCACGCCCCTTGGTATATTCTACCCACCTACCTGTGTCGGATTGCGGTACGGACACTATCATAACTCGCTACGAGGCTTTTCTCGGCAGCATGGGATCAGCCCGTTTATGGCCTTGCGGCCTCCCCATCACCTCTCGGCGTTAATGGCCCCGCGGATTTGCCGACGAGACCCGCCTACGGGCTTGGACCGGGTATTCCAGGGACCCGGCGGTGCCTACCCTTCTGCGTCCCCCCTTCGCTGATAACGCTATGACAGTGGTACAGGAATGTTGACCTGTTTTCCATCGCCTACGCCTCTCGGCCTCGGCTTAGGGTCCGACTCACCCTGACCTGACGAACATAGGCCAGGAAACCTTAGGTTTACGGGGATGATGATTCTCACATCATTAATCGCTACTTATGCCTGCATAATCTCTTCTCTCCGCTCCAGCTGTCCTTGTCGGTCAACCTTCACAGCTGAGAGAATGCTCCTCTACCACTCAGCCCTTGCGGGTGAGTCCATAGCTTCGGTGGCAAACTTGAGCCCCGTTATATTTTCGGCGCATCATCGCTCGACCAGTGAGCTATTACGCACTCTTTAAAGGATGGCTGCTTCTAAGCCAACCTCCTGGCTGTCTGAGCGACAATACAACCTTTCCCACTTAGCTTGCGCTTAGGGACCTTAGCTGATGGTCTGGGCTATTTCCCTTTTGACCACGGATCTTAGCACCCGTAGTCTAACTCCCGTGCGTCCAGTAACGGCATTCGGAGTTTGATTGAGTTCAGTAGCGTTGGAACGCCCCTAGCTCATTCAGTGCTCTACCTCCGTCACGGCTGTCACGAGGCTAACCCTAAAGTTATTTCGAGGAGAACCAGCAATAACGAAGTTTGATTAGCCTTTCACCCCTACCCACAGCTCATCCGAGCTTTTTGCAACAAACATCAGTTCAGGCCTCCTTCGACTGTTACGTCGAATTCGCCTTGGCCATGGGTAGATCACTTCGCTTCGGGTCTATCCTACGCAACTAAATGCCCAGTTTGGACTCGCTTTCGCTACGGCTCCGGCTTTCCGCCTTAACCTTGCTGCGCAAGATAACTCGCAGGCTCATTAAGCAAAAGGCACACGATCAGGCATTCCCTTGCGGGCATAGCCCTTTCGTTGCTTGTAGGTGTACGGTTTCAGGTTCTATTTCACTCCCCTCACCGGGGTTCTTTTCACCTTTCCCTCACGGTACTGGTGCGCTATCGGTCATCAGCGAGTATTTAGCCTTGGAACGTGGTCGTCCCGGATTCCCACAGGGTTTCTCGGGCCCCGTGGTACTCAGGATCTCTGTCCAACAAGTCAGGGTCATGTCGCT encodes the following:
- a CDS encoding type II toxin-antitoxin system MqsA family antitoxin — translated: MTCVICKTGETHPGTATVTLERDNATVVIKGVPARVCANCGEEYIEEQVTASLLKTAEEAVRAGVQVDVRTYAAA
- a CDS encoding DUF4258 domain-containing protein, with the protein product MSQCHLVFRVHAIQRMFQRKISKEEVRRVIETGETIATYPTDKPFPSRLILGWIGSRPIHVVAADHASVKETIIVTVYQPDAGEWDGEFKRRISR
- a CDS encoding nucleotidyltransferase family protein, with amino-acid sequence MSIRQLLQSKRSQILQIAARHGAQKVRVFGSVARGDARPDSDIDFLVDMEEGRSLLDLIELWQDLEELLNHKVDVLTDGGLSPHLEQRIHAEAVPL
- a CDS encoding YncE family protein; this translates as MTRFRLPFFTVLLFLSWTTLASAEILALLNYESKPGQPVRREGIAIMDIDPDSADFGKILMEIPLPPDLVAHHIFFNRDRSKAYITSLGKSLLHVIDLTHFPYRLRAIDVPDCQVGEDLVVSEDNRTWYLTCMGSSKVIMGDARLDKPIKTISAAAPAAAYILYPHGIAIHNGIDRVLVTSSVKPDMSEVGESVTVLEASTGNVLSTHKISTKPSPAKSAPVEIMFSPKADPPVVHITNMMEGTLWVGVWDPKARSFSFNQVDDFGPREQGMPLEMLYNKKGDRLFVTTAKPGYVNLYDNTDPREPKFLKTIAAAAGAHHSVLSPDERYLFVQNSLLNLDGLSDGSITVIDLKNDTVLGSIDTLKAQGFNPNCIMLLPNHFQENSMRASR
- a CDS encoding CDP-alcohol phosphatidyltransferase family protein, whose amino-acid sequence is MKQVSVLDQQVCRHLRPQCATSKIGTEGRWPVPHRLQSLKLHPGHLPDSVVDCPAVARTPRKYFSMIRQFHLADFLTLGNGACGLAAVLLSMRYMGNQSASHFLAATALAPAALLFDWLDGRVARWRHMQSPLGRELDSLADVISFGVAPAALGYAAGLQGGWDWIALTYFVCCGVSRLARYNVTAEALSAGKDTVAYFEGTPIPTTVVLTAVLALAAWQDRLGEQLYWGVWTVGPCDLHPLSLLFVLSGSLMISTIRIPKV
- a CDS encoding BrnA antitoxin family protein, with translation MKKKPSGSSAQGRRAGKSVRPIPDAQIDFSDIPEATDAELKRMRRVGRPASGMAKQLIAIRLSPTLLNQLRKMAAKQGKPYQSLIHELLEKAAAKAA
- a CDS encoding dicarboxylate/amino acid:cation symporter, whose amino-acid sequence is MHTSPRGMPPLYTQVLVAVACGALLGAIFGQDPYLGGLRNEHLGKLGLFVVTLLKTLAIPLIFFAILDALIRTSIPLRQGGKLLVICLVNVSVAMAIGLAIMNFWQPGLAWLGHVDELLHLVPGTTLSSSALANVQAGSQSPIEYLASYIPRTIADPFSSNNIIGVVLLALILGATLRYLHGRSGQAGGVVLALVQGIERIYGWLVQILGWIILAVPLAVFGVVAQVVGKSGVGVFSVLWIFLVAMLAGLAIHSLLYYPLVAWLVGKKNPKIYLGQGADAIMTAVSCNSSLATVPITLRCLERMKVSPQSSRLAACVGTNLNNDGITLYEAMAALFLAQALGYDLPMAKQILIVLASIIAGSGVAGIPEAGLIVLPLVLAAAGLPDHVIIAAIPLIMTVDWIIARARSGVNVMSDMLVAILLDAGQGAQATAPITVPVAIQPQSETAPPAEPQRF